Proteins from a single region of Chryseobacterium sp. W4I1:
- a CDS encoding DUF2461 domain-containing protein: MKKTFEFLKQLNENNTREWFTQHKQEYDIVIKENKTLFNQIYNQLQEYDNLKGIHIFRIYRDVRFSKDPTPYKTNFGAGYSRLKPMLRGGYYIQLEPGNSFVGGGFWGPEAKDLLRIRKEFELNTTEIEKIMSNEIFTKYFGEIKGDAVKTAPRGFDKNHPAIDLIRKKQYVVMRKFTDKEVLSDSFQKEALQTLLAMRPFFDYMSEVLTTDLNGEFLF; encoded by the coding sequence ATGAAAAAAACCTTTGAATTCCTTAAGCAACTCAATGAAAATAATACCCGTGAATGGTTTACCCAGCATAAACAGGAATACGATATTGTGATCAAGGAAAACAAAACCTTATTTAATCAAATTTACAATCAACTTCAGGAATACGACAACTTAAAAGGAATCCATATTTTCAGGATTTACAGAGACGTGCGCTTTTCCAAGGATCCCACTCCATACAAAACTAATTTCGGGGCTGGCTATTCCCGTTTAAAGCCAATGCTGAGAGGTGGATATTATATTCAACTGGAACCTGGTAACAGTTTTGTAGGTGGTGGTTTCTGGGGACCTGAGGCAAAAGACCTGCTCCGTATCCGTAAAGAATTCGAGCTCAATACCACAGAAATTGAAAAGATTATGTCTAACGAGATATTTACGAAGTATTTCGGTGAAATCAAAGGAGATGCTGTAAAAACAGCTCCCAGAGGCTTTGATAAAAATCATCCTGCCATAGATCTGATCAGGAAAAAGCAATATGTTGTGATGCGAAAATTTACAGATAAAGAAGTTCTGTCAGACAGCTTTCAGAAAGAAGCTCTTCAAACCTTACTGGCCATGCGTCCTTTCTTTGATTACATGAGTGAAGTGCTGACGACGGACTTAAATGGAGAGTTCCTATTTTAA